From one Pseudomonas sp. S35 genomic stretch:
- a CDS encoding hemagglutinin repeat-containing protein produces the protein MDVRPVTALKTLSQRGLALILANALFWQPLLAQADGIVVSGPGTTLGQAGNGVPVVNIATPNGSGLSHNQFKDYNVGPGGVILNNANSIVQSTQLGGIIVGNPNLKGGAANVILNEVKGGSPSQLRGYTEVAGQSAKVIVANPYGISCNGCGFINTPNVTLTTGKPVIDQAGQLKSYQVDGGAVTIDGKGLNASNVDRFEIITRSAKINAQINARQLTVIAGRNDVDAQSLKTTVRADDGSAKPELAIDSSALGGMYAGAIKLVGTEAGVGVKLDGTLAASGGDIQLDANGHLSMAQAAASGAVDIKAASLETKGAVYAGTTLKAQTKGTLKNSKTLAARDSITLASNGQLTNSGIIEAGVNADNTRNTGGDVTLDSQQITNTGTVIANRELTATASTLDNQGGTLSAKQALNVTADRVDNRNKGRLLSDGAQTLTVSGLLDNTQGGLIDSSGAFTLHGNTLDNSAGSLTSGGAITLDLIGDLINRNGKLASAGPLLIQRAAHIDNQGGKLASQGLLTVFANSIDNRNTGTLAANDGLALTTNGLLQNASNGLIHSENAGVTITAGTLDNNGGRIAAKAGDALIDATDFNNGSGALFARDRVRLTGMNVDNAGEIAGNQVDVSLEGALNNRGLIESATTLDVETASLNNSGQLRALGTLGKTRYAIGGLLNNSGSLETANDQLSLAASSFQNTGGKVLHVGTGVLDLSDISLDDVGGSLVTNGDLTLDKTRWTNSTAIQAGRLTVNVDNLQQTATGKLLGTRALLGKGQDWAVGGTVASQGSLDLHVDNLLNDHGLIFSGGDLNLRVERLKNLGATIYAMGNLRVDRDGQGGLATSIINSSGTLESERNLVLAASTLDNIRTVLTTESGIYSASITPTACIFGVTGGDCEGGKQNRPFQITQRDHFIVSDATAASSITAGGDMLLTGGDLLNSSSSIAAGGNLTAIVNQLTNVGVVTHDTQYDRIFTSARERKPGGWYREAAAFTQRYTAGQDMGGVEAGLASFIGKMEREQIGLRKTTQLSAPDQSYAAVIQAGGSVDVRAQAGIDNSVVRGGYTYVGSGANTHAPGYSTLVRLNPQLPPDVAQQQVNPLGLPGFALPTGENGLFHLNDSDGAKGLPTSQFAANPHKYLIETNPLFTDMRQFLGSDYMLTKLGYDPDTAQKRLGDGFYEQRLIQQAVLARTGQRFIDGQTSDADLFKHLMDNAIGSKTALNLSVGVSLTAEQVAALTHDIVWLESTTVAGQEVLVPVLYLAQASNRLAPNGALISGTDVNLITGSNLNNAGTLRASGSLLANVGGSFTNSGLMEAGGRLDVLAGNNLTNRAGGVISAGNVNLAAGAELLNERSVTTHESASSYRTERSDFVDSAARIESANDLAMQAGGNVNNIGGVLKSGADTTVKAVGDVNITASKSLDSGAIGNRSSFTTIAQQGSVVDAGRDLHVIAGRDISAVASQLEAKRDVNLIATRDLNAIAAANEQHSTYSSKKIKSIEDHVQQVSSVIKAGGDATLSAGQNLQLVASQVNADNEAYLVSGKNLELKAAENQDYSFYSKTKKTSQGKKFRLDETDVVNNVGSLVSAGTNSTVVAGADLLLAGSAVTAEKGATQLVAGQDVNILAVSNADSARHERKESKSSWGGLKSSKVEDKVDEKRTTAMGSMVSGETVTVAAKRDATVTGSNLVSTGDLAVQAGRDLTIDAAQNTFARTDMHKEKNRDLTGVLTGNKLGLDDMTGNQKLYINSSKHNGTANEMTLTGSTIGSSAGNVSLTAGRELKVVASDLVSTKNMELSGANVTVTSGMETASQTSKDSSKSLAVGRVIAGTVVDTANSIRDAAEAARSSDDPRLKAVKIAQAALSMYNLNNQAGELAKQSTGFKDKTGGSVGNGSFIKIGTELANTRTKNSSEYTAQTAHQSNLNAGGKLSIIAAGDAPGTVGDLTITGSTLKADSTLLSAKNNILMQSAQNTTDRKNDGSRNRTAIGASFNIGEQNGFTIDLGAQTAKNLGSGGSVTQVNTTLDTGSLVLRSGQDTSLIGAQVRADRIDANIGGNLNILSRQDTETSKSKQNSAGFGASICIPPICYGSPVTASANLAASKMNSDYQAVTDQSGFFAGKGGYTIDVAKNTTLQGAVIASEATADKNLLLTDRLLVSDIKNKSEIKSQSAGVSVSGSYSSGASTLTPGALYGMSLNDSDHSYTRSAVSEGTIVVRNPEGAGDLVGLNRDTANANQRLDKPDEKAMQERMDLIKSSMELTKGIGDAIAAARIRAANDPNSDVSKATRQKLIDDGIANPTPEQVSQRAQQDYGVGSSFQKASQAVTAVVQAAMGGSVGGALAGAAAPYLAQEIKKKTEGDPYANLMAHAVLGAVLARAGGNSALAGAAGAVVAEKTAQLIKENLYGDVSNENLSEAQKQTISSLSTLAAGLSGSLVGKDALNAVAAAQVGKNAVENNLLANKYGLKKLDKAGLELYEKLKEADIGSIDDLQKRYKGCAGDGACERDIRNEYRNQENEAGKKLLGLYQSGRLTRDEYNVLVVDYAIAMLDGVKEGQRNGEGAGFLDIYSLSGVDWAPAGVIGNPYVDAIRTSEKIAEWKRQGLSNEKIVTLAQQDGLIGSNLAPVDVPGVINLVDNGASREDVLKFAAAIALGKAVGGAKGTGTGKAPYTSTVSPDAEAGMPYAHPVKEAGPKATDGPNEVADTATTEGTKVGLEANLTPEIKQHSDGSYRTPDGKFASPTGVSPPGTVKADEFAKHLESNGMEVVGTEMVVKGPLGDRRYDIVVRDANGKLHGLEVKSGSASKTSYQEFTDYFVNEFGAQGKGRLNGQVIESATTVYVP, from the coding sequence ATGGACGTTCGCCCTGTTACTGCCCTGAAAACCCTGAGCCAACGCGGCCTGGCCTTGATCCTGGCCAACGCGCTGTTCTGGCAGCCACTGCTGGCCCAGGCCGACGGGATCGTGGTCAGCGGCCCGGGCACCACGCTTGGCCAGGCGGGCAACGGCGTGCCGGTGGTGAACATCGCCACCCCTAATGGCAGCGGCCTGTCCCACAACCAGTTCAAGGACTACAACGTCGGCCCGGGCGGCGTGATCCTCAACAACGCCAACAGCATTGTGCAAAGCACGCAACTGGGCGGGATCATTGTCGGCAACCCGAACCTCAAGGGCGGCGCGGCGAATGTCATCCTCAACGAAGTCAAAGGCGGCAGCCCCAGCCAATTGCGTGGCTACACCGAAGTGGCGGGCCAGTCGGCCAAGGTCATTGTGGCCAACCCTTACGGCATCAGTTGCAACGGTTGCGGGTTCATCAACACCCCCAACGTCACCCTGACCACCGGTAAACCGGTGATCGATCAGGCCGGGCAGCTGAAAAGCTACCAGGTCGACGGCGGTGCAGTGACCATCGACGGCAAAGGCTTGAACGCGAGCAACGTCGATCGCTTCGAGATCATCACCCGCTCGGCCAAGATCAACGCCCAGATCAACGCGCGCCAGCTTACCGTGATTGCCGGGCGCAACGACGTCGACGCGCAAAGCCTGAAAACCACCGTACGTGCCGACGACGGCAGCGCCAAGCCGGAACTGGCCATCGACTCATCGGCCCTAGGCGGCATGTACGCCGGCGCCATCAAGTTGGTGGGCACCGAAGCCGGTGTGGGCGTGAAGCTCGACGGCACACTGGCCGCCAGTGGCGGCGACATTCAACTCGATGCCAACGGCCACTTGAGCATGGCCCAGGCAGCTGCCAGCGGCGCGGTGGACATCAAGGCTGCGAGCCTGGAGACCAAGGGCGCGGTCTACGCCGGCACCACCCTCAAGGCACAGACCAAAGGCACGCTGAAAAACAGCAAGACCCTCGCCGCACGCGACAGCATCACCCTGGCCAGCAACGGCCAATTGACCAACAGCGGCATCATCGAAGCCGGGGTCAACGCCGACAACACCCGCAACACCGGTGGCGACGTCACCCTCGACAGCCAGCAGATCACCAACACCGGCACAGTGATCGCCAATCGTGAACTCACCGCCACCGCCAGTACCCTGGACAACCAGGGCGGCACCTTGAGCGCCAAGCAGGCGCTGAACGTCACCGCCGACCGTGTCGACAACCGCAACAAAGGCCGGCTGCTCAGCGACGGCGCACAAACCCTCACCGTCAGCGGCTTGCTGGACAACACCCAGGGCGGTCTTATCGACAGCAGCGGTGCCTTCACCCTGCATGGCAACACCCTGGACAACAGCGCCGGTAGCCTGACCAGTGGCGGTGCGATCACCCTGGATTTGATCGGCGACCTGATCAACCGCAACGGCAAGCTGGCCAGCGCCGGGCCGTTGCTGATCCAGCGCGCGGCACACATCGACAACCAGGGCGGCAAGCTCGCCAGCCAGGGCTTGCTGACGGTATTCGCCAACAGCATCGACAACCGTAACACCGGTACCCTGGCCGCCAACGATGGCCTAGCCCTGACCACCAACGGCCTGCTCCAGAACGCCAGCAACGGCCTGATCCACAGTGAAAACGCAGGCGTGACCATCACCGCCGGCACCCTCGACAATAACGGTGGGCGCATCGCCGCCAAAGCCGGCGACGCACTGATCGACGCCACTGACTTCAACAACGGCAGCGGCGCGTTGTTTGCGCGCGATCGCGTGCGCCTGACCGGCATGAATGTGGATAACGCCGGCGAGATCGCCGGCAACCAGGTGGATGTGAGCCTGGAGGGCGCACTGAACAACCGTGGCCTGATCGAAAGCGCCACGACCCTCGATGTCGAAACCGCCAGCCTGAACAACAGCGGGCAACTGCGCGCCCTGGGCACCCTCGGCAAGACCCGCTACGCCATCGGCGGCCTGCTCAACAACAGCGGCAGCCTGGAGACCGCCAACGATCAATTGAGCCTTGCCGCCTCCAGCTTCCAGAACACCGGCGGCAAGGTGTTGCACGTGGGCACCGGCGTACTCGACCTCAGTGACATCAGCCTCGATGACGTGGGTGGCAGCCTGGTCACCAACGGCGACCTGACCCTCGACAAAACCCGCTGGACCAACAGCACCGCGATCCAGGCCGGGCGCCTGACCGTCAATGTGGATAACCTGCAACAGACCGCCACCGGCAAGTTGCTCGGCACCCGTGCGCTGCTCGGCAAAGGCCAGGACTGGGCCGTCGGTGGCACCGTTGCCAGCCAAGGCAGCCTTGATCTGCACGTCGATAACCTGCTCAACGACCACGGCCTGATCTTCAGCGGCGGCGACTTGAACCTGCGGGTCGAGCGCCTGAAAAACCTCGGCGCCACGATCTACGCCATGGGCAACCTGCGGGTCGACCGCGACGGCCAGGGCGGCTTGGCCACCAGCATCATCAACAGCTCAGGAACCCTCGAAAGCGAGCGCAACCTGGTCCTCGCTGCCAGCACCCTCGACAACATTCGTACCGTGCTGACCACCGAGTCCGGCATCTACAGCGCATCGATCACCCCCACGGCGTGCATCTTTGGCGTGACCGGTGGCGACTGCGAAGGCGGCAAGCAAAACCGACCGTTCCAGATCACCCAGCGTGATCACTTCATCGTCAGCGATGCCACGGCAGCGTCCAGCATCACTGCGGGCGGCGACATGCTGCTCACCGGCGGCGACCTGCTCAACAGCAGCAGTAGCATCGCCGCCGGTGGCAACCTCACGGCCATCGTCAACCAGCTGACCAACGTTGGCGTGGTCACCCACGACACTCAGTACGACCGCATCTTTACCTCCGCCCGCGAGCGCAAGCCGGGCGGCTGGTACCGCGAAGCCGCCGCGTTCACCCAGCGCTATACCGCAGGCCAGGACATGGGCGGCGTCGAAGCGGGCCTGGCGTCGTTCATCGGCAAGATGGAGCGCGAGCAGATCGGCCTGCGCAAGACCACCCAGTTAAGCGCGCCAGACCAAAGTTACGCCGCCGTGATCCAAGCCGGCGGCAGCGTGGACGTGAGGGCCCAGGCCGGCATCGACAACAGCGTCGTGCGCGGTGGCTACACCTACGTCGGCAGCGGCGCCAACACCCACGCGCCGGGCTACTCGACCCTGGTCCGCCTCAACCCGCAACTGCCACCGGACGTCGCCCAGCAACAGGTCAACCCGCTGGGCCTGCCTGGCTTCGCGCTGCCCACCGGCGAGAACGGCCTGTTTCACCTCAACGACAGCGATGGCGCCAAAGGCCTGCCCACCAGCCAGTTCGCGGCCAACCCGCATAAGTACCTGATCGAAACCAACCCGCTGTTCACGGATATGCGTCAGTTCCTGGGCTCGGACTACATGCTGACCAAGCTCGGCTACGACCCCGATACCGCGCAAAAGCGCCTGGGCGATGGCTTCTACGAACAGCGCCTGATCCAGCAAGCCGTACTCGCCCGCACCGGCCAGCGTTTTATCGACGGCCAGACCAGCGACGCCGACCTGTTCAAGCACCTGATGGACAACGCCATCGGCAGCAAAACCGCGCTTAACCTGTCGGTGGGTGTGAGCCTCACCGCCGAACAAGTCGCGGCACTGACCCACGACATCGTGTGGCTGGAAAGCACCACCGTTGCCGGGCAAGAAGTGCTGGTGCCAGTGCTCTACCTGGCCCAGGCCAGCAACCGCCTGGCACCCAACGGCGCGTTGATTTCCGGCACCGACGTCAACCTGATCACCGGCAGCAACCTCAACAACGCCGGCACCTTGCGCGCCTCCGGCAGCCTGCTGGCGAACGTCGGCGGCAGCTTCACCAACAGCGGCCTGATGGAAGCCGGTGGCCGCCTCGATGTGCTGGCCGGCAACAACCTGACCAACCGCGCAGGCGGTGTGATCAGCGCGGGTAACGTCAACCTCGCTGCTGGCGCCGAGCTGCTCAACGAGCGCAGTGTCACCACCCACGAAAGCGCCAGCAGCTACCGCACCGAACGCAGCGACTTCGTCGACAGCGCCGCGCGCATCGAGTCGGCCAACGACTTGGCCATGCAAGCCGGTGGCAACGTCAACAACATCGGCGGCGTGCTCAAGAGCGGCGCCGACACCACGGTCAAGGCCGTGGGCGACGTCAACATCACCGCCTCCAAAAGCCTCGACAGCGGCGCCATCGGCAACCGTTCCAGCTTCACCACCATCGCCCAGCAAGGCTCCGTGGTCGACGCTGGCCGCGACCTGCATGTGATCGCCGGGCGCGACATCAGCGCCGTGGCCAGCCAGCTCGAAGCCAAGCGCGACGTCAACCTGATTGCCACCCGCGACCTCAACGCCATCGCGGCAGCCAACGAGCAGCATTCGACGTACAGCTCGAAAAAAATCAAAAGCATCGAAGACCACGTGCAGCAAGTGTCCAGCGTGATCAAGGCCGGCGGCGACGCCACCCTGAGCGCCGGGCAGAACCTGCAACTGGTGGCCAGCCAGGTGAATGCCGACAACGAGGCGTACCTGGTCTCCGGCAAAAACCTCGAGCTCAAAGCCGCCGAAAACCAGGACTACAGCTTCTACAGCAAGACCAAGAAAACCTCCCAGGGCAAAAAATTCCGCCTGGATGAAACCGATGTGGTGAACAACGTTGGCAGCCTGGTCAGCGCGGGGACGAACAGCACCGTCGTCGCCGGTGCCGACCTGCTGCTGGCCGGCAGTGCCGTCACCGCTGAAAAAGGCGCCACGCAACTGGTGGCCGGCCAAGACGTGAACATCCTCGCCGTCAGCAACGCCGACAGCGCCCGTCACGAACGCAAGGAAAGTAAAAGCAGCTGGGGCGGCCTGAAGTCGAGCAAGGTTGAGGACAAAGTCGACGAAAAACGCACCACCGCGATGGGCAGCATGGTCTCCGGCGAAACCGTCACCGTCGCGGCCAAACGCGATGCCACGGTCACCGGTTCCAACCTGGTCAGCACCGGCGACCTCGCCGTCCAGGCTGGCCGCGACCTGACCATCGACGCGGCGCAAAACACCTTCGCCCGCACCGACATGCACAAGGAAAAAAATCGCGACCTCACCGGCGTGCTGACCGGCAACAAGCTCGGTCTGGATGACATGACCGGCAACCAGAAGCTGTACATCAACAGCTCGAAGCACAACGGCACCGCCAATGAAATGACCTTGACCGGCAGCACCATTGGCTCGAGTGCGGGCAATGTGTCGTTGACGGCGGGGCGTGAGTTGAAGGTGGTGGCCAGTGATCTGGTGAGCACCAAAAACATGGAGTTGAGCGGGGCGAATGTCACCGTTACTTCAGGGATGGAGACGGCCAGTCAGACCAGTAAGGACAGTTCCAAGAGCTTGGCGGTTGGGCGAGTGATCGCGGGCACCGTGGTCGACACCGCCAACAGCATCCGCGACGCAGCCGAGGCGGCGCGCAGCTCCGACGACCCGCGTCTCAAGGCAGTGAAGATCGCCCAGGCGGCGCTGTCGATGTACAACCTCAATAACCAGGCGGGCGAACTCGCTAAGCAAAGCACCGGCTTCAAGGACAAAACCGGTGGCTCCGTCGGCAACGGTTCGTTCATCAAGATCGGCACCGAACTGGCCAATACCCGCACCAAAAACAGCAGCGAATACACGGCGCAGACCGCTCACCAGAGCAACCTCAACGCCGGGGGCAAACTGTCGATCATCGCTGCGGGCGACGCGCCGGGCACTGTGGGTGACTTGACGATCACCGGCAGTACGTTGAAAGCCGACAGCACGTTGCTGTCCGCGAAAAACAACATCCTGATGCAGAGCGCACAGAACACCACTGACCGCAAAAACGACGGCTCACGCAACAGGACCGCTATCGGTGCCAGCTTCAACATCGGTGAGCAAAACGGTTTCACCATCGACCTCGGTGCCCAAACCGCCAAGAACCTCGGTTCGGGTGGCTCGGTTACCCAGGTCAATACCACGTTGGACACCGGCTCGCTGGTACTGCGCAGCGGCCAGGACACCAGCCTGATCGGCGCGCAGGTACGCGCTGACCGCATCGATGCCAACATCGGCGGCAACCTCAACATCCTGTCGCGCCAAGACACCGAAACGTCCAAGAGCAAGCAGAACAGCGCGGGCTTCGGTGCGAGCATCTGCATTCCGCCGATCTGTTATGGCTCCCCGGTAACCGCGTCCGCGAACCTGGCGGCGTCGAAGATGAACAGCGACTACCAGGCCGTCACCGACCAGAGCGGGTTCTTTGCTGGTAAGGGTGGCTACACCATCGACGTGGCCAAAAACACCACCCTGCAAGGTGCGGTGATTGCCAGTGAAGCCACGGCCGACAAGAACCTGCTGCTCACCGACCGACTGCTGGTCAGCGACATCAAGAATAAGAGCGAGATCAAGAGCCAATCGGCCGGCGTCAGCGTCTCCGGTTCCTACAGTAGCGGCGCGAGTACCCTCACGCCGGGCGCCTTGTATGGCATGTCGCTGAACGATTCGGACCACAGTTACACGCGCAGTGCCGTCAGCGAAGGGACGATCGTGGTGCGTAACCCCGAGGGCGCGGGTGACCTGGTCGGCCTGAACCGCGACACGGCCAACGCCAACCAACGTCTCGACAAGCCTGACGAAAAGGCCATGCAGGAACGCATGGACCTGATCAAAAGCTCGATGGAGCTGACCAAGGGCATTGGCGATGCGATTGCTGCGGCCAGGATCAGGGCCGCCAACGACCCAAACAGCGACGTCAGTAAAGCCACGCGGCAGAAGCTGATTGATGACGGTATCGCCAACCCGACACCGGAACAAGTCAGCCAGCGTGCCCAACAGGATTACGGCGTTGGCAGTAGCTTCCAGAAGGCCAGCCAGGCAGTGACTGCCGTGGTGCAAGCGGCCATGGGCGGCAGTGTAGGTGGCGCGTTGGCAGGTGCCGCAGCGCCGTACCTGGCACAGGAGATCAAGAAAAAGACTGAAGGCGACCCTTACGCCAACCTGATGGCTCATGCGGTGCTGGGGGCGGTGTTGGCGCGGGCAGGTGGTAACTCGGCGTTGGCAGGAGCAGCCGGGGCCGTGGTGGCGGAGAAAACCGCACAGCTGATCAAAGAGAATTTGTATGGCGATGTCAGTAACGAAAACCTGTCCGAAGCGCAAAAGCAGACGATTTCCAGTCTCTCGACTTTGGCGGCTGGGCTCTCCGGATCGTTGGTTGGCAAGGACGCGCTGAATGCGGTGGCAGCCGCGCAGGTTGGGAAGAATGCGGTTGAAAATAACCTGTTGGCGAACAAGTACGGTCTAAAAAAGCTGGATAAAGCCGGCCTTGAACTCTATGAGAAACTCAAGGAAGCGGACATAGGCAGCATTGATGATCTGCAAAAGCGCTACAAGGGTTGCGCTGGTGATGGTGCGTGCGAGCGCGACATTCGTAATGAATACCGCAATCAAGAAAATGAAGCAGGGAAAAAACTCCTGGGCCTTTACCAGAGTGGGAGACTGACACGGGATGAGTACAACGTTCTTGTGGTCGACTATGCCATCGCCATGCTGGACGGAGTGAAAGAAGGGCAGCGTAATGGAGAGGGCGCAGGCTTTCTTGATATATATTCGCTTTCAGGCGTGGATTGGGCGCCGGCGGGAGTGATCGGCAATCCTTACGTCGATGCGATTAGGACTAGTGAGAAGATCGCCGAGTGGAAGCGTCAAGGGCTAAGCAACGAGAAGATTGTCACGCTTGCTCAGCAGGATGGATTAATCGGTTCAAACTTGGCTCCCGTAGATGTACCGGGGGTGATCAACCTTGTCGATAATGGCGCCAGCAGGGAGGATGTTCTAAAATTCGCCGCAGCCATTGCTTTGGGCAAAGCGGTAGGTGGTGCAAAAGGGACGGGCACAGGAAAGGCGCCATATACCTCGACTGTCTCGCCGGATGCTGAGGCCGGCATGCCGTATGCCCACCCGGTAAAGGAGGCTGGGCCAAAAGCGACTGATGGTCCAAACGAGGTAGCAGATACAGCTACAACTGAGGGGACGAAAGTTGGCTTAGAGGCTAATCTAACTCCCGAAATAAAACAGCATTCAGATGGAAGCTATCGAACCCCTGATGGAAAATTTGCAAGTCCGACTGGTGTATCTCCTCCGGGAACAGTCAAGGCAGATGAGTTTGCTAAACATTTGGAATCAAATGGAATGGAAGTTGTGGGGACTGAGATGGTTGTTAAAGGTCCTCTCGGTGATCGTAGGTATGACATTGTAGTACGTGACGCAAACGGTAAATTGCACGGTCTTGAGGTAAAAAGCGGGTCGGCTAGTAAGACCAGCTATCAAGAATTTACCGATTACTTTGTTAATGAGTTTGGGGCGCAAGGGAAAGGACGGCTAAATGGACAAGTCATCGAAAGCGCTACAACAGTCTATGTGCCATAA